A single Pseudomonas sp. HN11 DNA region contains:
- a CDS encoding MFS transporter yields MLATIRGYPRAVNLLLSATLLLTLAKAITFPYLVIYLTSHFALDITQVGLVIGSSLIVGSLLSVYGGFLVDRINSYRLLLALSMLFVLGFIGTVLAQNIWAFYSCLILINLAYAVIDIAVKAGFASLLPIDARSEVFSIKYTLTNIGYAVGPFFGAMIAQLDISLPFILSALLGGGFFLLYWRWGDRTLSTVDATQKAVPFFAVGRVLLRDRRLVCFTLGGVLSAVVFGHFTAWLSQYLVTTTTADYTYTVVSAVLTTNAVLVIALQYVIGRRISHRYLGQWLIAGLGMFLLGVIGFALSTSVLWWVLAMAVFTVGEIIVFPAEYMFIDRIAPDHLRGMYYGAQNLSNLGAALGPVLCGLVLASLPAHYMFFMLGAFIVGGGVFYFIGASLKASHPE; encoded by the coding sequence CCCCGCGCTGTTAACCTGTTGCTGTCAGCCACGTTGCTGCTCACGCTGGCCAAGGCAATTACGTTTCCGTACCTGGTGATTTATCTCACCAGCCACTTCGCTCTCGATATCACGCAAGTCGGCCTGGTGATCGGCAGTTCGCTGATCGTCGGCTCGTTACTCAGTGTGTATGGCGGCTTTCTCGTAGACCGCATCAACAGCTACCGGCTATTGCTCGCCTTGAGCATGCTGTTTGTGCTGGGTTTCATCGGCACGGTGCTCGCGCAGAATATCTGGGCGTTCTACAGCTGCCTGATCCTGATCAACCTGGCGTACGCGGTAATCGATATCGCCGTCAAAGCCGGGTTTGCCAGCCTGTTGCCCATCGACGCGCGCAGCGAAGTGTTTTCCATCAAGTACACGCTGACCAACATCGGTTATGCCGTAGGGCCTTTTTTCGGGGCGATGATCGCCCAGTTGGATATCAGCCTGCCGTTTATCCTGTCGGCGCTATTGGGGGGAGGTTTTTTCCTGCTGTACTGGCGTTGGGGCGACCGTACGCTGTCGACTGTCGATGCCACGCAAAAAGCCGTGCCGTTCTTTGCTGTTGGCCGGGTGCTGTTAAGGGATAGGCGCCTCGTGTGCTTCACCCTCGGCGGCGTGCTCAGTGCCGTGGTATTCGGCCATTTCACCGCGTGGCTTTCGCAATACCTGGTGACCACTACCACCGCCGATTACACCTACACCGTGGTCAGCGCCGTACTGACCACCAACGCGGTGTTGGTGATTGCCCTGCAATACGTGATCGGGCGGCGTATTTCGCACCGCTATCTGGGTCAATGGCTGATCGCGGGGCTGGGCATGTTCTTGCTGGGGGTCATTGGTTTCGCGCTGTCCACCAGTGTGCTGTGGTGGGTGTTGGCGATGGCGGTGTTCACTGTTGGGGAGATCATTGTGTTCCCGGCCGAGTACATGTTCATCGACCGGATCGCCCCGGATCACCTGCGCGGCATGTACTACGGGGCACAAAACCTGTCCAACCTGGGCGCCGCATTGGGGCCGGTGTTGTGTGGGCTGGTGCTGGCCAGCCTGCCGGCCCACTACATGTTCTTCATGTTGGGGGCGTTCATTGTGGGGGGCGGGGTGTTCTATTTCATTGGGGCGTCGTTGAAGGCAAGTCATCCAGAGTGA
- a CDS encoding DUF1652 domain-containing protein, with the protein MFTLAQLRNCIEEGLSPLTCEFTLCRDASLTLKVYDAETGRVDLVVTGISTNRLQTPQEVAKMVEELRYELQSNTMGNLTLDDLPSTTPQ; encoded by the coding sequence ATGTTTACCCTCGCCCAACTGCGAAACTGCATCGAAGAAGGCCTGTCGCCGCTGACGTGTGAGTTCACCCTGTGCCGCGACGCGTCCCTGACCCTCAAAGTCTACGACGCTGAAACCGGCCGGGTCGACCTGGTGGTCACCGGGATCAGTACCAACCGGCTGCAGACGCCGCAAGAAGTCGCAAAGATGGTGGAAGAGCTGCGCTACGAACTGCAGAGCAACACCATGGGCAATCTCACTCTGGATGACTTGCCTTCAACGACGCCCCAATGA
- a CDS encoding PAS domain S-box protein has protein sequence MTQDVLAKETNRRQLQQIISGLSDGVILAEVDQTILWANEAALTMHGVGDVMGLGANGQQYAERFALRYRNNHPVQPENYPLARAAAGDEFSDVVVEVTPTADEEKTWVHRLRSLVITDSRGEPELLVLILSDATEWASAEQRFEKTFNANPAPAVICRLSDLRYIKVNQGFLEMTGYNRDQVIGKSVYELDVLEQAERKDLAIERLGEGATIPQMQAELRLPEGGSKLVIVAGQPLDMNEEDCMLFSFMDLEPRRKAEIALRQSEERFAKSFRLTPVPTLVCSADNRQVVDINEAFMSITGYISEELIGKSIEDIDFIDSPQAGAQLFATLEKSGNLEGQDLKVRKKGNEVIDCVVSADTVIIQDVPCYLLVMMNITERKRSELELVAAIEEVMQDASWFSQTLIEKLANAKSVNSPNQPNIAYTDLTARERDVLGLICEGLADKEIASRLKLAPNTVRNHVATVYSKLGVHSRSAAIVWARERGLFAGELRLKK, from the coding sequence ATGACCCAGGATGTGTTAGCCAAGGAAACCAACCGCCGCCAGCTGCAGCAGATCATTTCCGGACTGTCTGACGGCGTGATTCTGGCCGAGGTCGACCAGACCATCCTATGGGCCAACGAGGCGGCACTCACCATGCATGGCGTGGGTGACGTGATGGGGCTGGGCGCCAATGGGCAGCAATACGCCGAGCGTTTCGCCCTACGCTACCGTAACAACCACCCGGTACAGCCGGAAAACTACCCCCTGGCCCGAGCGGCGGCAGGCGATGAATTCAGCGACGTGGTGGTGGAAGTCACACCCACCGCCGATGAAGAAAAAACCTGGGTCCACCGCCTGCGCAGCCTGGTGATCACCGACTCCCGTGGCGAACCTGAGCTGCTGGTGCTGATCCTCAGCGACGCCACCGAATGGGCCAGCGCCGAACAGCGTTTCGAAAAAACCTTCAATGCCAACCCGGCACCGGCGGTGATCTGCCGCCTGAGCGACTTGCGCTACATCAAGGTCAACCAGGGTTTCCTGGAGATGACCGGCTACAACCGCGACCAGGTCATCGGTAAATCCGTCTATGAGCTGGACGTGCTGGAGCAGGCCGAGCGCAAGGATCTGGCCATCGAGCGTTTGGGGGAAGGGGCCACTATCCCGCAGATGCAAGCTGAGCTGCGGTTGCCTGAGGGGGGCAGCAAGCTGGTGATCGTTGCCGGCCAGCCGTTGGACATGAATGAAGAGGACTGCATGCTGTTCTCCTTCATGGACTTGGAGCCACGGCGCAAGGCAGAAATTGCTCTGCGCCAGAGCGAGGAGCGCTTTGCCAAATCTTTCCGCCTGACGCCCGTGCCGACCCTGGTGTGCAGCGCCGACAACCGTCAGGTGGTGGACATCAACGAAGCGTTCATGAGCATTACTGGCTATATCAGCGAAGAACTGATTGGCAAGTCCATCGAGGACATCGACTTTATCGACAGCCCCCAGGCGGGCGCGCAGTTGTTTGCCACCCTGGAAAAATCCGGCAACCTCGAAGGCCAGGACCTCAAGGTGCGCAAGAAAGGCAATGAGGTGATCGACTGCGTGGTGTCTGCCGACACCGTGATCATCCAGGACGTGCCCTGCTACTTGCTGGTGATGATGAACATCACCGAACGTAAACGTTCCGAGCTGGAACTGGTGGCGGCTATCGAGGAAGTGATGCAGGACGCTTCGTGGTTCAGCCAGACGCTGATCGAAAAACTCGCCAACGCCAAAAGCGTCAACAGCCCCAACCAGCCGAATATCGCCTACACCGACCTCACCGCCCGTGAGCGCGATGTGCTGGGCTTGATCTGTGAGGGCCTGGCCGACAAAGAGATCGCCTCACGCCTGAAACTGGCGCCCAATACCGTGCGTAACCATGTGGCCACGGTTTACTCGAAATTGGGGGTGCACAGCCGCAGTGCGGCCATCGTTTGGGCCCGTGAACGCGGGCTGTTTGCCGGGGAATTGCGTCTTAAGAAATAG
- a CDS encoding transglycosylase SLT domain-containing protein, producing the protein MSAGKTVGLLLLTSLLAACGTSPPRTPDDLCGIFREKDDWYDAAKVTQKRWGVPIQVPFAIMYQESGFRQDALAPRKYLLWIIPWGRVSTAAGYAQAKDEVWNDYRKSTGRTGASRQDFDDAIDFVGWYMDKTYTINGVYKYDAYGQYLNYHEGWGGYRQRTYAAKAWLPPVASKVQARSQLYAAQYARCKDDLGRGFWSRFWHGL; encoded by the coding sequence TTGAGCGCAGGCAAAACCGTCGGACTGTTGTTACTTACTTCCTTGCTGGCGGCGTGCGGCACCTCGCCGCCACGCACGCCAGATGACCTCTGCGGCATCTTCCGCGAAAAGGACGACTGGTACGACGCCGCCAAAGTCACGCAAAAACGCTGGGGCGTGCCGATCCAGGTGCCGTTCGCCATCATGTATCAGGAGTCCGGCTTCCGCCAGGACGCCCTGGCCCCCCGCAAATACCTGCTGTGGATCATCCCCTGGGGCCGCGTCTCCACCGCCGCCGGCTACGCTCAGGCCAAGGACGAGGTGTGGAACGACTACCGCAAGAGCACCGGCCGCACCGGCGCCAGCCGCCAGGACTTCGATGACGCCATCGACTTTGTCGGCTGGTACATGGACAAGACCTACACCATCAATGGCGTCTACAAATACGACGCGTACGGCCAGTACCTGAACTACCACGAAGGCTGGGGCGGCTACCGCCAACGCACCTACGCCGCCAAGGCCTGGTTGCCGCCGGTGGCCAGTAAGGTGCAGGCGCGTTCACAGCTGTATGCGGCGCAGTATGCGCGGTGCAAGGATGACTTGGGGCGGGGGTTTTGGAGTCGGTTTTGGCATGGGTTGTGA
- a CDS encoding nitrilase family protein: protein MSEPASPARVAVVQLDPQVGMNNRANNLRQSLALATEAANGGANLIVLPELTNCGYFFSSRQDAFDHAELVPGGESVKAWMDFACTHQVYLVAGVCEIDGMQLFNTAVLLGPNGFIGKYRKAHLWNLEKLWFTPGDTGFPVFETPIGRIGLLICWDIWFPEVPRILGQQGADIICSLNNWVWTPPPLFDEAGKCMASYLTMTAAHVNNVFIAAASRIGEEREARYLGCSLIAGTNGWPIGAVASANRQEILFADIDITSARSAPIWNSLNDLQRDRRNDLYDQMLGYCQHPALPR from the coding sequence ATGAGCGAACCAGCAAGCCCCGCACGCGTAGCAGTCGTCCAACTGGACCCGCAGGTTGGCATGAACAACCGAGCCAACAATCTGCGTCAAAGTCTTGCACTGGCGACCGAAGCCGCAAACGGTGGAGCAAACCTGATCGTACTGCCCGAGCTTACCAATTGCGGGTATTTCTTCAGCAGTCGCCAGGACGCTTTTGATCATGCCGAGCTGGTTCCAGGCGGCGAAAGTGTGAAGGCGTGGATGGATTTTGCCTGCACGCATCAGGTGTACCTGGTGGCAGGCGTGTGTGAAATAGACGGTATGCAGTTGTTCAATACGGCTGTGCTGCTAGGCCCCAATGGGTTCATCGGCAAATACCGCAAGGCGCACCTATGGAACCTGGAAAAACTCTGGTTCACGCCTGGTGATACCGGGTTTCCAGTGTTTGAAACACCGATAGGCCGTATTGGCTTGCTGATTTGTTGGGATATCTGGTTCCCGGAGGTGCCACGTATTCTCGGCCAGCAGGGCGCCGATATTATTTGCAGCCTGAACAATTGGGTGTGGACGCCACCGCCGCTGTTCGATGAGGCAGGCAAATGCATGGCGTCGTACCTGACGATGACCGCCGCCCACGTCAATAACGTGTTTATCGCTGCCGCCAGCCGCATCGGCGAAGAGCGTGAAGCGCGTTACCTCGGATGTTCGTTGATTGCCGGAACCAACGGCTGGCCGATTGGCGCCGTAGCTTCAGCCAATCGTCAGGAAATCCTGTTCGCCGACATTGATATCACCAGCGCCCGCAGCGCTCCAATCTGGAACAGCCTCAATGACCTGCAGCGTGATCGACGCAATGATCTCTACGATCAAATGCTCGGCTACTGCCAACACCCTGCCCTTCCGCGCTGA
- a CDS encoding FKBP-type peptidyl-prolyl cis-trans isomerase: MSTEELQITDIRPGTGKAVVKGALITTQYTGTLEDGTVFDSSWERGKPFQCVIGTGRVIKGWDQGLMGMQVGGVRTLFVPAHLAYGERSMGAHIKPNSNLRFEIELLEVLTRDD; encoded by the coding sequence ATGAGCACCGAAGAACTCCAAATCACCGACATCCGCCCCGGCACCGGCAAAGCCGTGGTCAAGGGCGCGCTGATCACCACCCAATACACCGGTACCCTGGAAGACGGCACGGTGTTCGATTCCTCCTGGGAGCGTGGCAAACCGTTCCAATGTGTGATCGGCACCGGGCGTGTGATCAAGGGCTGGGACCAGGGGTTGATGGGCATGCAGGTGGGCGGTGTGCGCACCCTGTTCGTGCCGGCGCATCTGGCCTATGGTGAGCGGTCGATGGGCGCGCATATCAAGCCCAACAGCAACCTGCGTTTTGAGATTGAGTTGCTGGAAGTGCTGACGCGGGACGATTGA
- a CDS encoding GNAT family N-acetyltransferase: MEVDSHGLPACSVVGIQLVELGDRDEVELQRFFERAPDYFIAVNGEPATATEAYEELQGQLPAGWACSRMYWLGYRDLENQLVAVVNIAADLLAVGVWHIGLLLVDARLHGTGLAQRLHADLEAWAAGNGAQWLRLTVVISNAKAERFWPKLGYVQVRTREGITMGRQVNSVSIQVKALTGGQVGDYLTLVPRDQVDAPS; this comes from the coding sequence ATGGAGGTTGATTCACACGGGTTGCCGGCGTGTTCCGTCGTGGGCATTCAGCTCGTTGAGCTGGGTGATCGCGATGAGGTCGAGTTGCAGCGGTTTTTTGAGCGGGCGCCGGATTACTTCATCGCGGTCAACGGCGAACCGGCCACTGCGACCGAAGCGTATGAGGAATTGCAGGGACAGTTGCCCGCAGGGTGGGCGTGCAGTCGGATGTACTGGCTGGGTTACCGCGATCTGGAAAACCAGCTGGTGGCGGTGGTGAACATTGCGGCGGACTTGCTGGCTGTTGGTGTTTGGCATATCGGGCTGTTGCTGGTGGATGCACGCTTGCATGGCACCGGGTTGGCGCAGCGGCTGCACGCGGATCTTGAGGCTTGGGCTGCGGGCAACGGCGCTCAATGGCTGCGTTTGACGGTAGTCATCAGCAATGCCAAGGCCGAACGTTTCTGGCCTAAGCTTGGCTATGTGCAGGTACGCACCCGCGAAGGGATCACGATGGGGCGTCAGGTGAACAGCGTATCGATTCAGGTCAAGGCCCTGACAGGTGGACAGGTGGGTGATTACCTGACGTTGGTGCCGCGAGATCAAGTGGATGCACCTTCCTGA
- the mgtA gene encoding magnesium-translocating P-type ATPase has product MNLTLLKEFFAGFLRTRHIARHFRRLAMLDTVTDASVSREVPPTLAQTLVISANSSALQLLGTLGSHSEGLTTQEADALRVQYGLNEVEHEQPLPWWVHQWHCYKNPFNLLLTLLAVISWLTEDMKAATVIFSMVVLSTLLRFWQEAKSNKAADALKAMVSNTATVLRRDEAKRIELPIKQLVPGDLIVLSAGDMIPADCRVLSAKDLFVSQAAMTGESMPVEKFAQQQDARTRNPLDLENILFMGTNVVSGAATAVILTTGNSTYFGALAQRVTATDRATTSFQHGVNKVSWLLIRFMFVMAPLVLFINGFTKGDWTEALLFALSIAVGLTPEMLPMIVTSTLAKGAVFLSRKKVIVKRLDAIQNFGAMDVLCTDKTGTLTQDKIFLARHVDVWGEESDDVLEMAYLNSYYQTGLKNLLDVAVLEHVEVHRELKVGTAFQKVDEIPFDFNRRRMSVVVAEQGQPHLLICKGAVEEILSVCNNVRHGDVNEALSEDLLARIRQVTAAFNEEGLRVVAVAAQPMAPGRDTYSLADENNLTLIGYVAFLDPPKESTAPALKALKAHGVAVKVLTGDNELVTAKICREVGLEQQGLLMGNDIEDMTDAELAKAVETTNVFAKLTPSHKERIVRLLKANGHVVGFMGDGINDAPALRTADIGISVDSAVDIAKEAADIILLEKSLMILEEGLLEGRRTFANMLKYIKMTASSNFGNVFSVLVASAFIPFLPMLPMHLLVQNLLYDISQIAIPFDNVDAEMLSKPQRWQPGDVGRFMLFFGPISSIFDITTFALMWYVFDANTPDHQTLFQSGWFVVGLLTQTLIVHMIRTPKIPFLQSRAAMPLMVMTGVVMAVGIFLPMGPLAHYFKLQALPSLYFVFLPVILLAYMALTQAVKGYYIRKFGWQ; this is encoded by the coding sequence ATGAACTTGACTCTGTTGAAAGAGTTCTTTGCCGGCTTCCTGCGGACCCGGCACATCGCCCGGCATTTCCGCCGCCTGGCGATGCTCGATACCGTGACCGACGCCAGCGTCAGCCGCGAAGTGCCGCCGACCCTGGCGCAAACCCTGGTGATCTCGGCCAACAGCAGTGCGCTACAGTTGCTCGGCACCCTGGGCAGCCATTCCGAGGGGTTGACCACTCAGGAAGCCGATGCCCTGCGCGTGCAATACGGCCTCAACGAAGTCGAGCATGAGCAGCCGCTGCCATGGTGGGTGCACCAGTGGCACTGCTACAAAAACCCGTTCAACCTGCTGCTGACGTTGCTGGCGGTGATCTCCTGGCTGACCGAGGACATGAAGGCCGCCACGGTGATTTTCTCCATGGTGGTGTTGTCGACGTTGCTGCGTTTTTGGCAAGAGGCCAAGTCCAACAAGGCAGCCGATGCGCTGAAAGCCATGGTGAGCAACACCGCCACGGTGCTGCGCCGGGATGAGGCCAAGCGTATCGAACTGCCGATCAAGCAATTGGTGCCGGGCGACCTGATCGTGCTGTCCGCCGGTGACATGATCCCTGCCGATTGCCGTGTGCTCAGCGCCAAGGACCTGTTTGTCAGCCAGGCGGCGATGACCGGTGAATCGATGCCGGTGGAGAAGTTCGCCCAGCAGCAGGACGCCAGGACCCGCAACCCGCTGGATCTGGAGAACATCCTGTTCATGGGCACCAACGTGGTGTCCGGCGCGGCGACGGCGGTGATCCTGACCACCGGTAACAGCACCTATTTCGGCGCGCTGGCCCAGCGTGTGACCGCGACTGATCGTGCGACCACCTCGTTCCAGCATGGCGTCAACAAGGTCAGTTGGTTGCTGATCCGCTTCATGTTCGTGATGGCGCCGCTGGTGCTGTTCATCAACGGCTTCACCAAGGGTGACTGGACCGAAGCACTGTTGTTCGCGCTGTCGATTGCCGTGGGCCTGACCCCGGAAATGCTGCCGATGATCGTCACTTCCACCCTGGCCAAAGGCGCGGTGTTTCTGTCGCGTAAAAAAGTCATCGTCAAGCGTCTGGACGCGATCCAGAACTTCGGTGCCATGGACGTGCTGTGCACCGACAAGACCGGCACCCTGACCCAGGACAAAATTTTCCTGGCACGCCATGTGGACGTGTGGGGTGAAGAGTCCGATGACGTGCTGGAAATGGCCTACCTCAACAGCTACTACCAGACCGGCCTGAAAAACCTGCTGGACGTGGCGGTGCTGGAGCATGTGGAGGTGCATCGCGAGCTGAAAGTCGGCACGGCGTTCCAGAAGGTCGATGAGATCCCGTTCGACTTCAACCGCCGCCGCATGTCCGTTGTAGTTGCCGAGCAAGGCCAGCCGCACCTGTTGATCTGCAAGGGCGCCGTGGAAGAGATTCTGTCGGTGTGCAACAACGTGCGCCATGGCGACGTCAACGAAGCGCTGAGCGAAGACCTGCTGGCACGTATTCGTCAGGTGACTGCTGCGTTCAATGAAGAGGGGCTGCGCGTGGTCGCCGTGGCCGCGCAGCCGATGGCGCCGGGGCGCGATACCTACAGCCTGGCGGATGAGAACAACCTCACGCTGATCGGCTACGTCGCCTTCCTCGATCCACCGAAGGAAAGCACCGCGCCTGCACTAAAGGCGCTCAAAGCCCACGGCGTCGCCGTGAAAGTGCTGACCGGGGACAACGAACTGGTCACCGCCAAGATCTGCCGCGAAGTGGGCCTGGAGCAACAGGGCCTGCTGATGGGCAACGACATCGAGGACATGACCGATGCCGAGCTGGCCAAGGCCGTGGAAACCACTAATGTGTTCGCCAAGCTGACGCCCTCCCACAAGGAACGCATCGTGCGCCTGCTCAAGGCCAACGGGCATGTGGTCGGTTTCATGGGCGACGGCATCAACGATGCGCCGGCGCTACGGACCGCCGATATCGGCATTTCGGTGGACAGCGCGGTGGATATCGCCAAGGAGGCCGCCGACATCATCCTGCTGGAAAAGAGCCTGATGATCCTGGAGGAGGGCTTGCTGGAAGGCCGGCGTACCTTCGCCAACATGCTCAAGTACATCAAGATGACCGCCAGCTCCAACTTCGGCAACGTGTTCTCGGTGCTGGTGGCCAGTGCGTTTATCCCGTTCCTGCCGATGCTGCCGATGCATTTGCTGGTGCAGAACCTGCTGTATGACATTTCGCAGATTGCGATTCCATTCGATAACGTCGACGCAGAAATGCTCAGCAAACCTCAACGCTGGCAGCCGGGAGATGTCGGCCGTTTCATGCTGTTTTTCGGGCCGATCAGTTCGATCTTTGACATCACCACGTTCGCACTCATGTGGTACGTCTTCGATGCCAACACTCCCGACCACCAGACCCTGTTCCAGTCCGGCTGGTTCGTGGTGGGGCTGCTGACCCAGACGCTGATCGTGCACATGATCCGCACTCCGAAAATCCCGTTCCTGCAAAGCCGTGCGGCAATGCCTTTGATGGTGATGACCGGCGTGGTCATGGCGGTGGGGATCTTCCTGCCGATGGGGCCGCTGGCGCACTACTTCAAGTTGCAGGCGCTGCCGTCGCTGTACTTCGTATTCCTGCCGGTGATCCTGCTGGCGTACATGGCGCTGACCCAGGCGGTGAAGGGCTACTACATCCGTAAGTTTGGCTGGCAATGA
- a CDS encoding MgtC/SapB family protein, with the protein MQAINNINLESLVDTLVSLTAAFVLGGLIGFERQYRQRTAGLRTNVLVAVGAAIFVDMASRLGGAEGAVRVVAYVVSGIGFLGAGVIMREEGNVRGLNTAATLWASAAVGACAGADLVLEALLGTLFVLAANTLLRPIVNNINRQPLDVVSAEVTNILYVIARRTQQKAVLALLEAELACCNYPASDVDVRPFGTEEVEIEATLAVTSVDGDELDALVARISMSTLVVQAFWSPSTTE; encoded by the coding sequence ATGCAAGCAATCAACAACATCAACCTCGAATCCCTGGTCGACACGCTGGTCAGCCTCACTGCGGCCTTTGTCCTCGGCGGCCTGATCGGTTTCGAACGTCAATACCGCCAGCGCACGGCGGGCCTGCGCACCAACGTGCTGGTGGCAGTGGGCGCGGCGATTTTCGTCGATATGGCTAGCCGGCTCGGCGGCGCGGAAGGCGCGGTACGGGTGGTGGCCTATGTGGTCTCGGGCATCGGTTTTCTCGGTGCCGGCGTGATCATGCGTGAAGAGGGCAATGTGCGTGGGCTCAACACGGCGGCCACCCTCTGGGCGTCAGCGGCGGTCGGCGCCTGCGCGGGGGCCGACCTGGTACTCGAAGCGCTGCTTGGCACGCTGTTTGTGCTGGCGGCCAACACCTTGCTGCGACCGATCGTCAACAACATCAACCGCCAGCCGTTGGACGTGGTGTCGGCGGAAGTCACCAACATCCTGTATGTGATTGCGCGGCGTACCCAGCAGAAAGCCGTACTCGCCTTGCTGGAAGCGGAGCTTGCATGTTGCAACTACCCGGCCAGCGATGTGGACGTGCGCCCCTTCGGCACGGAAGAAGTGGAGATCGAAGCCACCCTGGCCGTGACGTCGGTGGACGGTGACGAACTGGACGCGCTGGTGGCGCGAATCTCGATGTCAACTCTGGTGGTGCAGGCATTCTGGAGCCCAAGTACCACCGAGTAG
- a CDS encoding response regulator transcription factor: protein MSKALIVDDHPFIRATVKYLLKQEGFTTIFEAGNGADAMQIAREERPDLIILDLAMPKLGGLEVISRIKALELPCKILVLTSYLAVFFSTRCMRAGAMGFVAKTGELDELQKAIRAIRSGYSCFPSVATSSVRRDDLQTTEQELVEALSDRELTVLQKLALGLGNKEIAEDMLLSHKTISTYKTRLKEKLRMSSVVHLSKFAQRNHLI, encoded by the coding sequence ATGAGCAAAGCTTTAATTGTGGATGATCACCCTTTTATCCGTGCCACCGTGAAATACCTGTTGAAGCAAGAAGGCTTCACTACAATCTTTGAAGCAGGTAACGGTGCTGACGCCATGCAGATTGCGCGTGAGGAGCGCCCGGATCTGATCATCCTTGACCTGGCCATGCCCAAACTCGGCGGGCTGGAGGTGATCAGCCGGATCAAGGCGCTGGAATTGCCTTGCAAGATCCTGGTACTGACCTCGTATCTGGCGGTGTTTTTCTCCACCCGCTGCATGCGCGCCGGGGCCATGGGTTTTGTGGCCAAGACGGGCGAACTGGACGAATTGCAAAAAGCGATCAGGGCGATCCGGTCCGGCTACAGCTGCTTTCCCAGCGTGGCCACCAGTTCGGTACGCCGTGACGATTTGCAGACCACCGAGCAGGAACTGGTCGAGGCACTGTCAGACCGCGAATTGACCGTGCTGCAAAAACTGGCTCTGGGCCTGGGCAATAAGGAGATCGCCGAGGACATGCTGTTGAGCCACAAAACCATCAGCACCTACAAGACGCGACTCAAGGAGAAGCTGCGCATGTCTTCAGTGGTGCACCTGTCCAAGTTCGCTCAGCGCAATCATTTGATCTGA